A single Anopheles maculipalpis chromosome 3RL, idAnoMacuDA_375_x, whole genome shotgun sequence DNA region contains:
- the LOC126561628 gene encoding aryl hydrocarbon receptor nuclear translocator-like protein 1 — translation MVARNFSLQDLPYNRVLQVPDEEREFLALDELKPHQLTELGVTVTNSSSAQQQQQQQSSVHRNLPVANGDQIEVPNPVITTGGLLQNYHHHNVFYELGAATHSPSNVSAVPTEHMTGGPDASLLVDPSLAGTMSAVSNLSTLSAAGSGNHHLHLSDHGHSHHDHQHASGGARKRKFSFNDTSDIEDDTCDDSKSVRTTDESKKQNHSEIEKRRRDKMNTYITELSAMIPMCHAMSRKLDKLTVLRMAVQHLKTIRGAVHSYTEGHYKPAFLSDQELKMLILQAAEGFLFVVGCDRGRILYVSESVSHILNYSQGDLLGQSWFDILHPKDVAKVKEQLSSSDLSPRERLIDAKTMLPVKTDVPQGVTRLCPGARRSFFCRMKCKANVQVKEEADQPNSVSSVSNVCHRRKKQVNSDKKYSVIQCTGYLKSWAPAKIGLEENETDGEGDSCNLSCLVAVGRVQPNLNQSCSLTTNGLHTPSSANGRSRNGQNSNSGTGAGTSGGNTGSSSNGNPAATPSNGSGKSLNRNNIPNLRNVQFISRHAMDGKFLFVDQRATLVLGFLPQELLGTSMYEYYHHEDIPALAESHKAALQGTQCVTTSVYRLRTKETGFVRLQSEWKSFRNPWTKEIEYLIAKNNVILSELGDSGTTRAGGYGMGELGDGTGEPGSGTGGQPGVGYEFFNHTNGREIQRMINSHVEAGKIGRQIAEQVLDHQRRVGDSSSESSPNPNEPTMQPSFSSALSDANHSNDAITSGEHSMVTSTGVSPSSIAVVPPAVTTRINGTLPGYSHVQTNAIISPEHDVSQTQASSTDGNDEAAMAVIMSLLEADAGLGGPVDFSGLPWPLP, via the exons ATGGTTGCGCGCAACTTCTCGCTCCAGGATCTACCTTACAATCGTGTGCTGCAGGTGCCGGACGAGGAACGCGAGTTCCTGGCACTGGATGAGCTAAAACCACACCAGCTAACCGAACTGGGCGTAACGGTCACGAACTCATCGTCcgcccaacaacaacagcaacaacagtcgTCCGTTCATCGCAATCTACCGGTCGCCAACGGGGACCAGATTGAGGTGCCAAATCCGGTCATTACAACCGGTGGACTGCTGCAGAACTATCACCATCATAACGTTTTCTATGAGCTTGGAGCAGCAACACATTCGCCGTCCAA TGTTAGTGCGGTACCGACCGAGCACATGACCGGTGGCCCGGATGCGTCCCTCCTGGTGGATCCGTCGCTGGCCGGCACAATGTCTGCGGTGAGCAATCTGAGCACCCTTTCGGCGGCCGGAAGCGGCAACCATCATCTGCATCTTTCCGACCATGGACATTCGCACCACGATCACCAGCACGCTTCCGGTGGCGCACGGAAGCGAAAGTTTTCCTTCAA TGATACGAGCGACATTGAAGATGATACCTGTGATGATTCAAAATCCGTCAGGACGACCGATGAGAGCAAAAA GCAAAACCACAGCGAGATCGAAAAGCGGCGGCGGGACAAAATGAACACCTACATTACAGAACTGTCCGCCATGATACCGATGTGCCATGCAATGTCCCGCAAGCTAGACAAACTGACGGTTCTGCGGATGGCCGTGCAGCATCTGAAAACGATCCGGGGCGCCGTACATTCGTACACAGAGGGTCACTACAAGCCGGCCTTTCTGTCCGATCAGGAGCTGAAGATGTTAATACTGCAAGCTGCAGAAGGTTTTCTGTTTGTGGTTGGCTGTGACCGGGGTCGGATACTTTATGTGTCGGAGTCGGTTTCGCACATACTGAACTATTCCCAG GGGGATCTCCTAGGACAGAGCTGGTTCGACATACTACACCCGAAGGATGTGGCCAAAGTGAAGGAGCAGCTATCATCGTCCGACTTAAGTCCCCGGGAACGTTTAATCGATGCGAAAA CTATGCTACCAGTCAAAACCGATGTACCGCAAGGTGTGACACGGCTCTGTCCCGGCGCTCGGCGTTCCTTCTTCTGCCGAATGAAGTGCAAAGCGAACGTCCAGGTAAAGGAGGAAGCGGATCAACCGAACAGTGTGTCCAGCGTGAGCAATGTGTGCCATCGGCGCAAAAAGCAAGTAAATTCCG ATAAGAAGTATTCCGTGATACAATGCACCGGTTATCTGAAATCGTGGGCCCCGGCGAAGATTGGGCTGGAGGAGAACGAAACGGACGGCGAGGGAGACTCGTGCAATCTGTCCTGTCTGGTCGCCGTTGGCCGGGTACAGCCTAATCTCAACCAAAGCTGCAGCTTGACTACAAACGGTCTGCACACTCCGAGCAGTGCCAACGGACGGTCACGAAATGGGCAGAATTCCAACTCGGGCACAGGAGCAGGCACGAGCGGTGGCAATACGGGGTCATCCAGCAATGGAAATCCGGCAGCGACACCAAGCAATGGTAGCGGGAAGTCGCTTAATCGCAACAACATTCCCAACCTGCGCAACGTGCAGTTCATCTCACGGCACGCCATGGACGGCAAGTTCCTGTTCGTTGATCAGCGGGCTACACTCGTGCTTGGATTCTTGCCCCAGGAGCTGCTCGGTACGAGCATGTACGAATACTACCATCACGAGGACATTCCAGCACTGGCCGAATCGCATAAGGCCGCTCTCCAGGGCACACAGTGCGTTACCACGTCCGTTTATCGGTTGCGAACGAAGGAGACCGGATTTGTGAGGCTTCAAAGTGAATGGAAATCGTTTCGCAACCCGTGGACGAAGGAGATCGAGTATCTGATCGCGAAGAACAACGTTATCCTGTCGGAGTTGGGCGACAGTGGGACGACCCGAGCTGGTGGGTATGGAATGGGCGAGCTAGGTGATGGGACGGGTGAGCCCGGATCGGGAACCGGAGGGCAACCGGGCGTAGGATACGAGTTCTTCAACCACA CGAATGGACGTGAGATACAGCGTATGATCAATTCGCACGTGGAGGCGGGTAAAATAGGGCGCCAGATAGCGGAACAGGTGTTGGACCATCAGCGACGGGTGGGAGATTCTTCCTCGG AAAGCAGCCCCAATCCCAACGAACCGACAATGCAGCCCTCCTTCAGTTCGGCACTGTCCGACGCGAACCATTCCAACGATGCAATCACTTCCGGCGAGCACAGCATGGTCACCTCCACCGGTGTATCGCCTTCCTCGATTGCCGTCGTCCCACCCGCGGTAACGACACGCATCAATGGTACGCTGCCCGGTTACAGCCATGTGCAGACGAACGCCATCATCAGCCCCGAGCATG ATGTCTCACAAACGCAAGCCAGCAGCACGGATGGCAACGATGAGGCAGCGATGGCAGTGATCATGAGTCTGCTGGAGGCAGATGCTGGGCTCGGTGGGCCGGTCGATTTTTCCGGCCTGCCCTGGCCACTACCGTAA